The genomic interval CAGCTGGAAGTACGCGATGACGACCACAACGACGACGAAGATAACGGCCTTGGCCTGACCGACGCCCTCGACATTCATACGGTTAAACAGCGTGTTGATGATGTTGAGCGCCACCATCTCAGTTTGCCCGCCAGGAGCGCCGTTGGTCAGCGCCAGGTTCTGGTCGAAGAGCTTAAAGGAGTTCGACAAAGTCAAAAAGAGGCAGATGGTGATGGATGGCATGACCATCGGAATAGTGACGTGCCGCAGCATCTCCCACTTGTTGACGCCGTCGAGTTCGGCAGCCTCAATGAGCTCTGGTGGGACGTTTTGCAGGCCGGCGATGTAAATGATCATCATGTAGCCGATGAGCTGCCAGTTAAGTAGCATGATGAGGCCGGCGTAGCCGAATTTCCAGTCCGCGCTAATAGTCGTGGCATAGTGCGAAAGCACGGCGTTGATCATGGTCTGCCAGGTATAAC from Corynebacterium glutamicum ATCC 13032 carries:
- a CDS encoding carbohydrate ABC transporter permease codes for the protein MQATLKKYFPVFVLPTLLAFMIAFLVPFIVGFFLSFTKFTTITNAKWVGIDNYVKAFSQREGFISAFGFTVLVVIVSVITVNIFAFLLAWLLTRKLRGTNFFRTVFFMPNLIGGIVLGYTWQTMINAVLSHYATTISADWKFGYAGLIMLLNWQLIGYMMIIYIAGLQNVPPELIEAAELDGVNKWEMLRHVTIPMVMPSITICLFLTLSNSFKLFDQNLALTNGAPGGQTEMVALNIINTLFNRMNVEGVGQAKAVIFVVVVVVIAYFQLRATRSKEIEA